A single window of Crassostrea angulata isolate pt1a10 chromosome 8, ASM2561291v2, whole genome shotgun sequence DNA harbors:
- the LOC128158457 gene encoding pancreas transcription factor 1 subunit alpha-like produces the protein MTENTEKDVPAFTVEDAQSPVDLTTADKEESEKKEKGTKKFDKLKLTDEEIEERRRSANYMERRRMKKMSSALADLRKCIPQQYHLYHRRMSKIRTLRLAIAYIKALKDILLKDDQRRQLVAMSSQSSFTHGGMRLPHEPFSPMSSSMIIAAYAAHGAQVPKRQLMFSPDLRFQEVPEPRFQTPRVPRHSAYQTPVNNPIYGQSFFRTPGLNKTAPEHTISSPEEEVKQVVIAGCTLFHNKEDGTSCPIGASRSSSCRYVTEGFDGVCPLPEDDGARDQI, from the coding sequence atgacAGAAAATACGGAAAAGGATGTACCTGCTTTTACGGTCGAAGATGCCCAATCACCTGTTGATCTAACAACAGCCGATAAAGAAGAAAgcgagaaaaaagaaaaaggtacCAAAAAGTTTGACAAACTTAAACTTACGGATGAAGAAATCGAGGAGAGGCGACGCTCTGCGAACTACATGGAACGCCGCCGCATGAAGAAAATGTCGTCTGCCCTGGCGGATCTGCGAAAGTGCATCCCCCAACAATACCATTTGTATCATCGACGAATGTCCAAAATACGGACTCTAAGACTCGCTATTGCCTACATCAAAGCTCTAAAAGATATTCTGTTAAAAGACGATCAAAGACGCCAACTCGTCGCTATGTCATCACAGTCATCTTTTACTCATGGCGGTATGCGACTTCCTCATGAACCGTTTTCTCCGATGAGCAGCAGCATGATCATCGCCGCTTATGCCGCTCACGGAGCTCAAGTTCCTAAGCGACAGCTTATGTTTTCCCCGGATCTCCGTTTCCAGGAAGTTCCCGAACCTCGTTTCCAGACGCCCAGAGTCCCTCGCCATTCTGCCTACCAAACACCCGTCAATAATCCTATTTATGGACAGTCATTTTTCCGGACCCCGGGGTTGAATAAAACTGCCCCGGAACACACAATATCTTCCCCGGAGGAGGAAGTAAAGCAGGTCGTAATAGCCGGTTGTACGTTATTCCATAACAAGGAAGATGGAACCTCCTGTCCGATCGGAGCCTCTCGGAGTTCTTCCTGTAGATACGTCACGGAGGGATTTGATGGAGTATGTCCGCTACCAGAGGACGACGGGGCCAGGGATCAAATATGA